A genomic segment from Diospyros lotus cultivar Yz01 chromosome 5, ASM1463336v1, whole genome shotgun sequence encodes:
- the LOC127802656 gene encoding inactive protein RESTRICTED TEV MOVEMENT 1-like: MIKIGTGEFPSGQAWDHKGKTELVQIFISYDDDAIKFLQCLYAENGKLVLSERPDGSYPGKKFSTVMLQYPDEFLTSLTGTCSEGSGYEKLTSIEFGTNLRRHGPFGQVYRGGKDFDFQMGNHQPFGGFHGTTASCVLESIGVYVKPIASLSNPNSDQQVKVL, translated from the exons ATGATCAAGATTGGTACCGGAGAATTCCCAAGTGGACAAGCATGGGATCACAAGGGGAAAACTGAGCTTGTACAGATTTTCATTTCGTACGATGATGATGCTATTAAATTCTTACAATGCCTTTATGCTGAGAATGGAAAGCTAGTTTTGTCCGAGCGCCCTGATGGTAGCTATCCCGGAAAAAAATTCAGCACA GTTATGCTCCAATATCCAGACGAGTTTCTAACATCACTGACGGGAACTTGTTCTGAAGGTTCTGGCTATGAGAAATTGACTTCCATCGAGTTCGGTACCAACCTACGCAGACATGGACCATTTGGACAGGTGTACAGGGGTGGCAAGGATTTTGATTTCCAAATGGGCAACCATCAGCCATTCGGTGGATTTCACGGCACTACTGCGTCCTGTGTTCTGGAATCCATTGGGGTCTATGTCAAGCCAATTGCCTCGCTGAGCAACCCCAACTCCGACCAACAGGTCAAAGTCCTGTGA